The Astatotilapia calliptera chromosome 2, fAstCal1.2, whole genome shotgun sequence genome includes a window with the following:
- the bbs7 gene encoding BBSome complex member BBS7 isoform X2, protein MDLRLNRVDYIQVGVTAQKTMRLLPPLGKKATQKVAIADHDGILTCFGIKKGEAVPVFKTLPGQKIARMDLGGAAGTPQEKIFVCSGSQVRGFTKKGKQFLTFEANLTESINAMHVSGADLFVCASYIYNHYCDCKDQDYYLSGDKINDITCLSTENLTHLVPVLACQDRVLRVLQRSELAYDIEVPGPPSVLELYKEQGEEILFGTTDGKIGLVEIGELSAATKWEIDNDKKKGGILCIDNYDIIGDGVNDILVGRDDGTVEVYGFDSSNEPTLRFEHVLSESVTSIQGGCVGKESYDEVLTATYTGWVTGLTTEPQKAEAGPGDEVRMSKETQSKVEALRAELEQLQVKVLQGREQYQQTSQSSTAVSAVPVFSINDKFTLCQDDASYSLTLEVQTAIDNLLLQSDVPIDLLDVDKNSAVVSFSECDSEPNGNFLLATYRCQANTTRIELKVRSIEGQYGTLQAYITPRLQPKTCQVRQYQIKPLSLHQRTHSIDQERPMNRLSLVGQFSFAEIHSWVVFCLPEVPEKTPAGESITFYFHNTFLGTQLEATYCKGEGHFKSDNISTISILSDVLSKEATKKKINLNISYEISDDSVSHTLNMIHPKLEYQLLLARKVQLIDALKELQVHEGNADFLIPEYRNILDESANLLEEYKKQPAHLERLYGMITDLFIDKFKFKGQNVKTKVSSLLEILDNYDLNSLLDFFNEA, encoded by the exons ATGGATCTTCGCCTCAATAGAGTTGATTACATTCAG GTTGGCGTGACAGCTCAGAAAACTATGAGGCTTCTTCCTCCACTGGGAAAAAAGGCAACCCAAAAG GTTGCTATTGCTGATCATGATGGAATACTCACATGTTTTGGCATCAAGAAGGGGGAAGCAGTG CCTGTCTTTAAAACACTTCCTGGCCAGAAGATAGCCCGAATGGACCTTGGAGGTGCTGCGGGAACTCCCCAGGAAAAGATCTTTGTCTGCTCTGGTTCTCAGGTCCGAGGATTCACcaagaaaggcaaacagttcCTCACTTTTGAAGCCAACCTAACTGAGAGCATTAATGCAAT GCATGTCTCAGGCGCTGACCTTTTTGTGTGCGCAAGTTACATCTACAACCACTACTGTGACTGCAAAGATCAGGACTACTACCTCTCTGGAGACAAGATCAATGACATCACATGTTTGTCCACTGAAAACCTCACTCACCTCGTCCCCGTCCTGGCATGCCAAGATCGAGTGCTCAGAGTCTTGCAG AGATCTGAACTTGCATATGACATAGAAGTTCCTGGACCTCCTTCTGTGTTGGAACTGTATAAAGAGCAAG GAGAGGAAATTCTCTTTGGAACCACAGATGGAAAAATAGGATTGGTTGAGATTGGTGAACTTTCAGCTGCGACCAAATGGGAAATTGACaatgacaaaaagaaaggaG GAATTCTTTGCATTGACAACTATGATATTATTGGTGACGGAGTGAATGATATCCTGGTGGGGAGGGATGATGGGACGGTTGAGGTCTACGGCTTTGACAGCTCTAATGAACCGACATTGCGCTTTGAGCAC GTATTGTCAGAGAGTGTGACCTCCATCCAGGGTGGTTGTGTAGGGAAGGAGTCTTATGATGAGGTCTTGACTGCCACCTACACGG GATGGGTGACTGGTTTGACCACTGAGCCTCAGAAGGCCGAGGCTGGCCCCGGAGATGAGGTCAGGATGAGCAAGGAGACACAGTCTAAAGTAGAAGCACTCAG GGCAGAGCTGGAGCAGCTGCAGGTCAAAGTCCTGCAGGGACGTGAGCAGTACCAGCAGACCTCTCAATCAAGCACGGCTGTCTCTGCTGTCCCCGTCTTCAGCATCAATGACAAGTTTACACTCTGCCAAGACGATGCCAGCTACAGCCTCACCCTGGAGGTGCAGACTGCCATCGACAACCTGCTGTTGCAG AGTGATGTCCCTATTGACCTCCTGGATGTGGATAAGAACTCAGCTGTCGTCAGTTTCAGTGAATGTGACTCAGAG CCCAATGGGAACTTCCTCCTGGCCACATACCGATGTCAGGCCAACACTACCAGAATTGAGCTCAAA GTGAGGTCCATTGAGGGACAGTATGGAACCCTGCAGGCGTATATCACCCCAAGACTGCAGCCTAAGACATGTCAGGTACGCCAGTACCAGATCAAACCTCTGTCCCTCCACCAGCGGACTCACAGCATAGACCAAGAGAG GCCAATGAACAGGCTCAGTCTGGTTGGGCAGTTCAGTTTTGCAGAGATCCACTCCTGGGTGGTTTTCTGTTTGCCGGAGGTACCTGAGAAAACACCCGCAGGAGAGAGcatcacattttatttccaCAACACCTTCCTTGGCACACAGCTTGAAGCCACCTACTG CAAAGGGGAGGGTCACTTTAAGTCTGACAACATCTCTACGATCTCCATACTGAGTGATGTTCTGTCTAAAGAAGCtaccaaaaagaaaatcaatctcAACATTTCGTACG aaatcagtgatgaCTCTGTGAGCCACACCCTTAACATGATCCATCCAAAGCTGGAGTACCAGCTGTTGTTGGCTAGAAAAGTTCAGCTCATCGATGCCCTTAAA GAGCTTCAGGTTCATGAGGGGAATGCTGATTTCCTCATTCCAGAATATCGCAACATCTTGGATGAATCCGCTAATCTCCTTGAGGAGTACAAGAAACAGCCTGCACACCTTGAAAGGCTTTACG GAATGATCACAGACCTCTTCATCGACAAATTCAAGTTCAAGGGCCAGAATGTAAAAACCAAGGTGTCCTCATTGCTGGAGATACTTGATAACTATGACTTGAATTCtctgttagatttttttaatgaggCCTAA
- the bbs7 gene encoding BBSome complex member BBS7 isoform X1 — MDLRLNRVDYIQVGVTAQKTMRLLPPLGKKATQKVAIADHDGILTCFGIKKGEAVPVFKTLPGQKIARMDLGGAAGTPQEKIFVCSGSQVRGFTKKGKQFLTFEANLTESINAMHVSGADLFVCASYIYNHYCDCKDQDYYLSGDKINDITCLSTENLTHLVPVLACQDRVLRVLQRSELAYDIEVPGPPSVLELYKEQGEEILFGTTDGKIGLVEIGELSAATKWEIDNDKKKGGILCIDNYDIIGDGVNDILVGRDDGTVEVYGFDSSNEPTLRFEHVLSESVTSIQGGCVGKESYDEVLTATYTGWVTGLTTEPQKAEAGPGDEVRMSKETQSKVEALRAELEQLQVKVLQGREQYQQTSQSSTAVSAVPVFSINDKFTLCQDDASYSLTLEVQTAIDNLLLQSDVPIDLLDVDKNSAVVSFSECDSEQPNGNFLLATYRCQANTTRIELKVRSIEGQYGTLQAYITPRLQPKTCQVRQYQIKPLSLHQRTHSIDQERPMNRLSLVGQFSFAEIHSWVVFCLPEVPEKTPAGESITFYFHNTFLGTQLEATYCKGEGHFKSDNISTISILSDVLSKEATKKKINLNISYEISDDSVSHTLNMIHPKLEYQLLLARKVQLIDALKELQVHEGNADFLIPEYRNILDESANLLEEYKKQPAHLERLYGMITDLFIDKFKFKGQNVKTKVSSLLEILDNYDLNSLLDFFNEA; from the exons ATGGATCTTCGCCTCAATAGAGTTGATTACATTCAG GTTGGCGTGACAGCTCAGAAAACTATGAGGCTTCTTCCTCCACTGGGAAAAAAGGCAACCCAAAAG GTTGCTATTGCTGATCATGATGGAATACTCACATGTTTTGGCATCAAGAAGGGGGAAGCAGTG CCTGTCTTTAAAACACTTCCTGGCCAGAAGATAGCCCGAATGGACCTTGGAGGTGCTGCGGGAACTCCCCAGGAAAAGATCTTTGTCTGCTCTGGTTCTCAGGTCCGAGGATTCACcaagaaaggcaaacagttcCTCACTTTTGAAGCCAACCTAACTGAGAGCATTAATGCAAT GCATGTCTCAGGCGCTGACCTTTTTGTGTGCGCAAGTTACATCTACAACCACTACTGTGACTGCAAAGATCAGGACTACTACCTCTCTGGAGACAAGATCAATGACATCACATGTTTGTCCACTGAAAACCTCACTCACCTCGTCCCCGTCCTGGCATGCCAAGATCGAGTGCTCAGAGTCTTGCAG AGATCTGAACTTGCATATGACATAGAAGTTCCTGGACCTCCTTCTGTGTTGGAACTGTATAAAGAGCAAG GAGAGGAAATTCTCTTTGGAACCACAGATGGAAAAATAGGATTGGTTGAGATTGGTGAACTTTCAGCTGCGACCAAATGGGAAATTGACaatgacaaaaagaaaggaG GAATTCTTTGCATTGACAACTATGATATTATTGGTGACGGAGTGAATGATATCCTGGTGGGGAGGGATGATGGGACGGTTGAGGTCTACGGCTTTGACAGCTCTAATGAACCGACATTGCGCTTTGAGCAC GTATTGTCAGAGAGTGTGACCTCCATCCAGGGTGGTTGTGTAGGGAAGGAGTCTTATGATGAGGTCTTGACTGCCACCTACACGG GATGGGTGACTGGTTTGACCACTGAGCCTCAGAAGGCCGAGGCTGGCCCCGGAGATGAGGTCAGGATGAGCAAGGAGACACAGTCTAAAGTAGAAGCACTCAG GGCAGAGCTGGAGCAGCTGCAGGTCAAAGTCCTGCAGGGACGTGAGCAGTACCAGCAGACCTCTCAATCAAGCACGGCTGTCTCTGCTGTCCCCGTCTTCAGCATCAATGACAAGTTTACACTCTGCCAAGACGATGCCAGCTACAGCCTCACCCTGGAGGTGCAGACTGCCATCGACAACCTGCTGTTGCAG AGTGATGTCCCTATTGACCTCCTGGATGTGGATAAGAACTCAGCTGTCGTCAGTTTCAGTGAATGTGACTCAGAG CAGCCCAATGGGAACTTCCTCCTGGCCACATACCGATGTCAGGCCAACACTACCAGAATTGAGCTCAAA GTGAGGTCCATTGAGGGACAGTATGGAACCCTGCAGGCGTATATCACCCCAAGACTGCAGCCTAAGACATGTCAGGTACGCCAGTACCAGATCAAACCTCTGTCCCTCCACCAGCGGACTCACAGCATAGACCAAGAGAG GCCAATGAACAGGCTCAGTCTGGTTGGGCAGTTCAGTTTTGCAGAGATCCACTCCTGGGTGGTTTTCTGTTTGCCGGAGGTACCTGAGAAAACACCCGCAGGAGAGAGcatcacattttatttccaCAACACCTTCCTTGGCACACAGCTTGAAGCCACCTACTG CAAAGGGGAGGGTCACTTTAAGTCTGACAACATCTCTACGATCTCCATACTGAGTGATGTTCTGTCTAAAGAAGCtaccaaaaagaaaatcaatctcAACATTTCGTACG aaatcagtgatgaCTCTGTGAGCCACACCCTTAACATGATCCATCCAAAGCTGGAGTACCAGCTGTTGTTGGCTAGAAAAGTTCAGCTCATCGATGCCCTTAAA GAGCTTCAGGTTCATGAGGGGAATGCTGATTTCCTCATTCCAGAATATCGCAACATCTTGGATGAATCCGCTAATCTCCTTGAGGAGTACAAGAAACAGCCTGCACACCTTGAAAGGCTTTACG GAATGATCACAGACCTCTTCATCGACAAATTCAAGTTCAAGGGCCAGAATGTAAAAACCAAGGTGTCCTCATTGCTGGAGATACTTGATAACTATGACTTGAATTCtctgttagatttttttaatgaggCCTAA
- the tmem33 gene encoding transmembrane protein 33 — protein MADANQQNPPPQLGPVQFLMSNKLETAMWLSRLFTVYCSVMFILPVLGPYAAANFYQRALLANALTSALRLHQRLPRFQLSRAFLAQALQEDSCHYLLYSLILVNSYPITMSIFPVFLFSLLHATTYTKKVLDTMGPNSMMFIRGLLDKLTTNQQNILKFIACNEIFLMPATIFMLFSGQGSLLLPFIYYRFLTLRYTSRRNPYCRTLFTELRILLEHFIMKPACPAFFRRMCLSSIAFISRLAPTGV, from the exons atggCTGATGCAAACCAACAAAACCCTCCGCCGCAGCTAGGCCCTGTG CAATTTCTAATGAGCAACAAGCTGGAAACTGCAATGTGGCTGTCACGACTCTTCACTGTCTATTGCTCTGTAATGTTCATTCTACCAGTTTTGGG ACCCTATGCAGCAGCTAACTTCTATCAGAGAGCGTTGTTAGCGAATGCCCTCACCAGTGCGCTTCGCTTACACCAGAGGCTTCCACGCTTTCAGCTGAGCAGAGCTTTCTTGGCCCAGGCTCTGCAGGAGGACAGCTGCCATTACCTGCTCTACTCACTCATCCTGGTCAACTCCTACCCCATTACAA TGAGCATctttccagtttttcttttttccttgctTCACGCAACTACCTACACAAAGAAAGTTCTTGAT acCATGGGCCCAAACAGCATGATGTTTATCCGGGGTCTCCTGGACAAACTGACAACTAATCAGCAGAATATCCTGAAGTTTATTGCCTGTAATGAGATCTTCTTGATGCCAGCAACTATTTTTATGCTGTTCAG CGGCCAGGGGAGCCTATTGCTGCCTTTCATTTATTACCGATTCCTCACTCTGCGCTACACATCCAGAAGAAATCCATATTGCCG cACCTTGTTCACCGAGCTGCGAAttcttttggagcatttcatCATGAAGCCTGCCTGCCCTGCCTTCTTCAGGAGGATGTGCCTCAGCAGTATCGCCTTTATCAGCCGCCTCGCCCCCACGGGGGTTTGA